From Gavia stellata isolate bGavSte3 chromosome 27, bGavSte3.hap2, whole genome shotgun sequence, one genomic window encodes:
- the PERM1 gene encoding PGC-1 and ERR-induced regulator in muscle protein 1, with product MDNFEYSIQLNDRDWAEFFLVSEECNLAPATLATAEEQCLSDIEQGDGVLGRDCHASTNGQIAARVGSRPGPGTGSSAPRGVPGDASLRWPAGGHLSLPELLSGSEDEADLGSVGRFLCESNKPGCPSPAPMPSAQGRQSPCPPAAALASPAGGTAESSPGQDTACEAAAPQLASASEKGAASGSQAMEPPSHPTGASTPEQGGDTRGEQPHGSPVAAQPGAPVQGSSPVLAASPKGSARKSPSIASRSEPGLRGPLRDHPPGRALETAPRAPGCPAQEEASGERAGAEPSSPAGSPDVVRPKVPGQLRKSRKQRGASAVEAAQGDREPAGAAAQGTVVPVKAPLSSPLSSRKNKGKEKAAKPAPVKLGSEEAGESKRSVPGPGTDEGDPAVSTPPKQKVKELGAQPLGKAKATKHSKPGQAGDLGVPDNVLVIPASGATAPSGEACQEMPGKPLHLKSVAAFGGDAAEGAHGEPAAETPTELGPPCFAAGASARADTLDVTWPEMYDYLFCDSQGEEEGMGNSMEGEKTPLEREISLPELYEYFFNEPEGNRKKVKGKDRKRKKFSSLDHAQLQNEGPNSAPVKDSLVISVPEVYEHFFPDGPGNRAGWRGIFSITPASEMKKAVGALKSLLQRPMHLIRGQVPAPQALVRRGSREKLPLIPLAPLGRGQARPEGLDMALALTGRPEAPLALTHKDMCLVFCAFASWAVKTSDLQAPDAWKTMFLASFGTLSAIRYFRRQVREGHPRT from the exons atGGATAACTTCGAGTACAGCATCCAGCTGAACGACAGGGACTGGGCTGAGTTCTTCTTGGTGTCAGAGGAATGCAACCTAGCACCGGCCACCCTGGCCACAGCCGAGGAGCAGTGTCTCAGTGACATTGAACAAGGGGACGGCGTGCTGGGGAGGGACTGCCACGCCAGCACAAACGGGCAGATCGCAGCGAGGGTGGGCAGCAGGCCAGGGCCTGGCACGGGAAGCTCTGCCCCACGTGGGGTGCCCGGAGACGCCTCCCTGCGCTGGCCCGCCGGCGGGCACCTCTCCCTGCCGGAGCTTCTCTCGGGCAGCGAGGACGAAGCGGACCTGGGCTCGGTCGGCAGGTTTCTGTGCGAGAGCAACAAGCCCGGCTGCCCTTCACCCGCTCCAATGCCCAGCGCTCAGGGGAGGCagtccccctgtccccccgcAGCTGCCCTTGCCAGCCCAGCTGGCGGCACAGCCGagagcagcccagggcaggacaCAGCatgtgaagcagcagcaccGCAGCTGGCATCGGCGTCGGAGAAAGGAGCAGCCAGCGGCAGTCAGGCCATGGAGCCTCCCAGCCACCCAACTGGAGCAAGCACCCCTGaacagggaggggacacaagAGGGGAACAGCCCCATGGCAGTCCGGTGGCGGCGCAGCCGGGGGCTCCGGTGCAGGGCAGCTCGCCGGTGCTGGCTGCCTCCCCCAAGGGTTCGGCAAGGAAAAGTCCTAGCATCGCTTCCCGCTCGGAGCCTGGGCTACGGGGACCCCTGCGTGACCACCCCCCGGGCCGAGCCCTGGAGACTGCGCCCAGAGCACCCGGCTGCCCGGCGCAGGAGGAGGCGAGTGGGGAGAGAGCGGGTGCTGAGCCGAGCTCCCCGGCTGGCTCCCCGGACGTTGTGAGGCCCAAGGTGCCGGGACAGCTGAGAAAGAGCCGCAAGCAACGTGGAGCCAGTGCCGTCGAGGCAGcccagggggacagggagcctgcgggggctgcagcacaggggACTGTGGTACCCGTGAAAGCACCTTTAAGCTCACCGCTATCCTCACGAAAGaacaaagggaaggagaaggcagcCAAGCCAGCTCCTGTGAAGCTGGGGAGCGAGGAGGCAGGGGAGAGCAAACGGTCGGTGCCCGGCCCTGGCACAGATGAGGGCGATCCAGCCGTGAGCACTCCACCGAAGCAGAAGGTGAAGGAGTTGGGGGCACAGCCCCTGGGGAAGGCGAAGGCCACCAAGCATTCAAAGCCAGGGCAGGCTGGTGACTTGGGCGTACCTGACAATGTGCTGGTGATCCCTGCCAGTGGAGCCACGGCTCCTTCAGGAGAGGCATGCCAGGAGATGCCGGGGAAGCCTCTCCATCTCAAGAGTGTGGCAGCTTTTGGAGGGGATGCTGCTGAGGGAGCTCATGGGGAGCCTGCAGCTGAGACCCCCACGGAGCTGGGCCCCCCTTGCTTTGCAGCCGgggcctctgcaagggcagACACCCTGGACGTGACTTGGCCCGAGATGTACGACTATTTGTTCTGTGACTCccaaggggaagaagaaggaatggGGAACTCAatggagggagagaaaacaccCTTGGAAAGGGAAATATCCTTGCCTGAACTgtatgaatattttttcaatgaaccagaaggaaacaggaaaaaagtcaagGGTAAAGACAGGAAGCGGAAGAAGTTCAGTAGCTTGGACCACGCTCAGCTGCAAAATGAGGGTCCCAACTCAGCTCCAGTGAAAGACTCCCTGGTTATCTCGGTCCCTGAGGTGTATGAACACTTCTTTCCAGATGGGCCTGGGAacagggcaggctggagagggatTTTCTCAATCACTCCAGCCTCCGAGATGAAGAAAGCTGTGGGGGCTTTGAAGTCCCTCCTGCAAAGGCCAATGCATCTCATCAGAGGCCAAGTCCCAGCCCCCCAGGCTCTCGTGCGGAGAGGATCTAGAGAGAAGCTCCCCCTCATCCCGCTGGCTCCACTGGGAAGAGGCCAGGCACGGCCAGAAGGTTTGGATATGGCCCTTGCACTGACAG GGAGGCCCGAGGCTCCGCTGGCGCTGACCCACAAAGACATGTGCCTCGTCTTCTGTGCCTTTGCGTCCTGGGCAGTGAAGACCTCCGACCTGCAGGCTCCAGATGCCTGGAAGACCA TGTTCCTGGCAAGTTTTGGCACGCTTTCTGCCATCCGCTACTTCCGAAGGCAGGTCAGAGAAGGACACCCCCGGACCTAG